aatgtagCCAGGTTGTGAGGGTCAAACAAGACAGATACCCGGGTGAAAAATTCAGATAAAGTCATGGAAAGGGAGGACAGGAGGTGATAGGTGCTAGGCTTACAAGAGCTGCCCGGTGATGGctgactggcctcttgcagactccttatgttcgtaTACGGAAAGGAGAATAAGCCATAAGCAACGATTAGAGAAATAAATCCCAACAAGCAGAGCACAGGCGATACTTATCAACATGACTCCACCTCAGCATGCCTTGAAAAAAGTAtccaacaaacagacaaaaaaaggagCGCGGCGTGAGGGTTACTGCCAAGAAGCGTATATGAATCAATACCTGCAGGTGAAACACAGGTGATAATGATCAACATGTCTCACATTCTGCAAGCCCCCGTGGCCTAATGGATAAGGCATTGGCCTCCTAAGCCAGGGATTgtgggttcgagtcccaccgggGGTAACGGGTGCTCGTGTTCGTCTTGCCCGATATTTTGATGGTGTCCATATCTTCGCCTGCCGCTGCTGTCATGGCGCGGTGACCAAATATGTGTCCCTCCTGCCTCATGCACTGAAATAAGTGTGTCCCCGTGCACAGTTACTTTTGGAGGGTTTAGTGCATGCTGCGTCACCTGTCTCGTGCCTGTACATGCTTCATAATCATGCACACCGCCACTCGTGTATGCAGTGCCACTCCACATAGAATgcaccacacacatacacacatctccctttacccttcccttgcGGCACTGCTATAAGGCCACTGATCGTGTCCTGGAATGTGTCCGCGGTGTGACTGTGTTCCTGATATACCATGAGAAGGATTTTTAAGCTTTCAGGCAATATGCTGCTCCTCAATCGCAGATCGATTTTCCCTCACCGAGATTCTTATGGTTACCCCGCAAAAGTGCCGTTTTCTTGAGTAGCGATGGGGAGCTGCGTTACTTATAAAACTGCCTATATATAGGTGTTGTTTAAAAATTTTGTTCCTCCGCGGAGGAACCATTGTGCCCATGAGCCCAAGTACACCATagcacacaccacacatcacatcacattGAAATCTTTGCTTTTATCTTTGCCATTTCTCGTCTTACTTTCTATATACATCTTGATGCAGGATATTCATATATCTCTCGTTTATCACTTGGTGCTGTCTCCATAActatactaactaactaacggggcACATGCGTCAGGGGGTGCGTCGCTTTACTCACCCGGGACTCGACCCCTGAGGCTCAACCCGGGCAAGCTTTCACGCAGCTGCCCTTCCCATGCCAAGCCCCCCCAAGGACCGACCAGcctgccccagccatgagttacgagGGCGTCCCCAtgatctcctccactcagggttgtctagAACTAAAACAACCCTGTGACCACGCTCGACGTCCGGGAAGTGTGCCATCTGTCCATATAGGTGGAGTTGGCGCTCACGGACTAAACTGATAATTAACACCCTTCGATGCAGTTTCACGAGGTAGTCGCTGGCTCGACACGAAATCATCCCAGCGATACCCCGTGACCCTGCTCCTATACAATAGCAAATATAATTCTCCCTTTCCAGTAAGCTATCTAGCGGTCAAATAAATCAGAGCCATTGAACTCCCATTTCCCTTAGTCTGCGCCAAAGAAGCTCGTTTTCTCTCATACACTTTACCAACTCCGGCAGGATAAACTCGTAAAAAAAAAGGGGCCTAGtgtataggaaaaaaaatatgcctgGAGGGGATACATCCTACACAACCCGGatgccctccttcactcctctctaaGCGACGGAGGGAGACAGAAGCCCCAGAAATTGACGGGATAAAAGGATTATAGAAAGAAAGGAACCCACAACGAGGAAGAGCAGCTCCCCTCATGCCTCCCCAATGCGTTGTGTGTATTGGTTCATCGTGCTCTGCGGTGCTCGTCTGATatctggaggagagggagaggtgacggAGGCGCTGAAGGAGGGCAGTACCGCCAACACAACAACACAGAAAGGTAAtggaacaacaggaggaggagaaggaggaggaggaggaggagcaagagacaaagaaacagatGAGAGGGTCGAATCAAGAACacacaggaatacataggaaagaataacgaggaggaggaaatgaaggaggaggaggaaatgaaggaggaggaagagaaggaatagtaaagctttgggaggaggaggaggaggaggaggaggagaaggaggaggaggagaagcaaacgaaaaataaataggaggaagagggtcaaatCAATAAAGACCAAGAACAGGTAGAAAAGAAtaacagggaggaggaaagaaaggaggagtaataggAACTCTAATGTTTTGGTAGGTAcgtaagctgcgcgtggcctcggtgctcatctccgtcttacTAACTCTTAGGCTAAGGCTGTAATAGTTATgaccccatcaccccgggacgctGTCGACGAGGGCTGCCATGTCTCTGACCCCAGGTTCTCCATCATtaaatttatcgaccagcctgaaagggaggatgaagcgCTAGGTGAGCTGCACGCAAGCTTATTCGCACACTTGATAGAGTTGTCCGACGAAGTGATGGAAGTCAAAAACATAAAAATGGGCATAACTCAAGAGGGTGAGTGCGACAATGAGAGTTTGCAGCAGGTTCCAACATCGACTTTTATAGTGGTACCAGAGCGGACCTGAAAGCGAACCAGATAATAACATACTGTACCAGATTAAGACTTCCCATCTTTTTTGTAGTTAATCCTATTTTCTGTTTAATTTCAATACGTTTCCTCTCATACTGTCGGCTACACCTGCATATTTTCTTTGGCAGCATATCGTACCAAAAGACATTCCGGTCGAATTGAAGACAGCCAAGAGTACCTCATTTGGTTCTTTGGTACCAAAACGACAACCCTGCCTCAACTTTACAGCAACAAGGAAAGTCTGTATAAAATTACCGACATAACCTCTTCCTCGGCCCGTTTTTTGGCTTCGGTTCATCCCTTCACGTGTCCTGACTTCCTCCCCGCCGTGAATGTTCGGCTGAATACGTAGCCTGACCCTGTGTACGTGACTTCGTTTGTGTGTTTTGAGGCATCACCACGACTGAATTATCGCGGTTAGTCATTAATTTCTATTTATATGGAGCGTgacataataattaaaaaaacttGACCTCGATTTACCAGAGAAAACAGAAAGCCAAACTTCTTAAATAATATCACGAAGTCAAAGCAATTAAAActacataataacaacaacaacaacaacaacaacaacaacaacaataataataataataataataataataatgtaagtacgcaacaaaacaaaaaaatcacttgacaaataaacaagtaaaccttctacacacacacacacacacacacacacacacacacacacacacacctgcccataCAAAGGTAGCATTAACCACGTGACCCCAGGCATACCCTACCCGCCacgtcaccacctccaccaccaccttctctaccccctcccctccctccccccccagacGCCCCCCCATCACGTCAGCTCCTACTGGGGGTGACCTCGAGTGGCAGGGCGGCGACGCTTCACACCAACTTCACCGTGAGTGCTTCGTCGTGACCTTCAGTGGTGTATATTATCGTTTGGtgtcccttcatcatcatcatcatcaccatcatcaccatcatcatcaccttcatcttcaccatcaccataatcaccgttatcgtcatcatcaccatcgtcacgtGTATGGTGCTAAGTCACTATATAAAGGAGTGTTTGTTGTCCCattcccattatcatcatcagtcatTACTAGTCAGCTATTTaacagaggcctttcccaacgtccccTACATCATTTTCTTTAATAGTAGTGTGTTTCATCCTGTTCCGGCAATTTCGTTTAAACATGATTCTTTCTCTGCCCTGCCTTTTATAATTTCTTGGTTGCCATTCTATTCCTTGCTCCATCTTTCATCAGTTCTATGCGCGATACGTCCTGCCAAGTATCATTTCTGTTCGTAATCGTTATATTATGATACACTACATAATCATAAGTTTAATGTTAGCCCCATGAACTCAGGGTATTCTTCTTTTGAGacgatttttcctcttttccatattTGTTCGTTTCCTGTCGATGTGTACCCAACCGGTTTTGGcaacaagtctttttttttacatctttctgtcttcctgtctgtatacattttttctctctctctctctctctctctctctctctctctctctctctctctctctctctctctctctctctctctctctctctctcgctttggccttttattcatatttgtttatgtctttatttgttttttttctgttttaagcTCAAGTTCTGCTCCATTAACTCATTCATCTAAGCAGTTCTATATAGTCGTTGTTTTAGTCACAGTTTTAGGTTAATTAATGATGCAggtaaaataagtaaacaaatcaAGGTAAAATAATCAGCCAGGTAAACACAGACTCTTACCGTCGTCTTTGTTATGAACAGGTGGAAGTCAGGTGAAACAATTAAGCCAATCAATGAGGTGACACAATCAAAATCAACGAACAACCTACAGTGAAGTCATCAAGATCAATTAACTACCTGCACAAAGACTTAGTCCCATATTATTAAACTTTTCGAGACCTAAAGAACATCCATTTAAATAGGCTCTTGCAGAAGTTGTcgagtttccatgggtggtttcttgaccctggcggtagttctGGAAGGCTTCTGCGCCAGGAATGGGATTACATTCATGACAACCCAATGTACCTCCTCTGTGCCATGGCCTTCTAAAACGGTCACAACAAGAGCCGGAAACATTTGATAATACGAGTCTTACCTTAGCCCTTGTTGTGCACAGCGCCTCGTGTTCTCGGCGGGCGatctggaggaaggagagaacagcaGGACCAGCGACGGCCTGTACGTGACGGTCCTCCACCAGGTAAGGCGAGGAGCACacctgtggggggaggggagaaagtgttagtggtggtgtggttgttattgttcttgttgtagtagtagtagtagtagtagtagtagtagtatcatcccCTGTATACTCTCACCCCATTTCTAcctccctcacccttttcctACCTACtgcctacttttcttcctttactcccctccttccttcctccctccatttcctgaCTCAatcctttttactctttctccattcctatctccctcactttccctacCAACCtacttgcctccttcccttcctccctccctctctccctccctcctaaagGTGACAGGACAGGTGATGGGCGCCCCTGAGCACCTGCAGCCGTGGGGGGACCTTCACCGGCTGGAGACCTTCCTTGACTCTATTCAACCCGGCCGAGTGATTGTTTTCGTGTTAAGGGTAAGAGTAAGggtgagagggagtgtgtgtgtgttggggggggggggggggtaaggaaatGGTGTTTTGGGTGGTTTAGTGCATGTTCTAAGAGTGATGAAAAGGTCAATTATACAAGTacgtagtgaaggaaggaatggactgATGCACACTATAAGGattgaaggataaagaagaaattaTGGCTATGAGAGTGTGAATCTGTAACGGTCTTAATTGGGAGGCGCTtgcagagagagaataagaaaaaccaACAAAATGCAACAAATATAATGAAATGAAGATTGCATTGGTAAGAGGCACACGACATTAAAATCAACAACacaaagacacaaaaaaacacaaaacagcaCAAATAACAATAAGTATAACACCTGAGTGACACTAATCAACTAATGACAGGTAAGGTAAACGAAACCTGGCGCCATGTTCCTCCCTCCAACACACCTGACCTCTTGTATAACCACCCCCCCACCCCGATCCCCGCCAGAATGACCTCTCCTACGGGCTGCCAGATGAGACACGCTCCAAGCTGGGGTCATATGGGTCTGCCGCGGCGACCTCCGTCTTGGGGCGCGGCGTGGCGTGGGCTTGGGTGTGGGTGAAGGGCGGCAGGACCCTGGGGGAGGCCGTGAGTGTCCCCAGTAGGCAGGTGAACGCTCCGGGGGTCACCTTACACGCCTCGGTTCTCCTCGCTCCCGCagaaggtgagaaaggaaaaagtggatggaggacttttttttcagcaagggaggcagctcaagggcaagaaacaaaaacaggagcAAAAAGGCCCGCTATACTGCTGctccaacaagagaaaacagaacgagaggccagaagagaggtcaaagtCAGGTGGAAGAGGTCAATATCAGGTggacgagaggtcaatttcgggtggatgaGTTGAGGTGTTTATGTGTGGCGAATTCTCAAGCTCCCATTGCGTTCCCCCAGAGTACCAGTGTCCGGGGTGGCGTAAGGGGAGGCGCTGGGACCTTCGGCGTTCCTTCTGCGACAAATACGAGCGGTACGGCGACTTCTGCAGCTGTCACGCCCCTCACACCCTGCCTTCTGCCGCCCCTCCAGTGAgttagtaccagtagtagtagtagtagtagtagtagaagcagtagcatCCCACCAGCAAGAGCAATCGTTCCCAGGGAatccttccgttttcttctcatctcgttttctttctcgtgcCCTTTCAGATCGCCAACAGTCAGCTCAAGAACGCCGTGGTGGTGATCATCGCTCACAGGGTCCCGGCGCTCTACAGGTGagggagcgaagaggaggaggcaggagaggaggagactaggagaaaacaagaaggaaggaaaggagggaagagggaaagggagagaaactaaaggaatcaaagcaggaaagaaaggggaaagagggagagctggagagactgaagaaaaaaaggaggatcttatacaaagggaaagggagagaggagtatTATCAGGATTTAATGgaacagaaaggagaggaaaagttaaCGAGTTAGaatgaaattaatgaagaaaaaaagttacagcCTCGCTTCCTTTcaatctcactttctttctctctctatcgtcCCCTTCACTTCAGGAGCCTCAAGACCGTGGCGGCGGCGCGGGGGTTCGATGCCCGGCAGGTCGAGGTGTTCACGCCGGAGCCGCACGAGGAGCTGGCGGAGTTCCTGTCGGTGGTGGGGCTGCCGCTCACCGTCACGCGGCAGCTGAGTCCCTTCGTGGCCACGCTCATCTCCAGGCAGTTCGTGTTCGCCTTCCGCCACGTCCTCGCCCGCCGCCCCGACGCGAATCTGGTCATCGTGCTGGAGGAGGACATCACGGTGTCGCCTGACTTCTTCGTGTGAGTGAGGCGCTGTTGCTGTTGTCGCTCTCGTTGTTGATGTTTATGTGGAGTCACTTAGTGGAGGCCATGTGGTGTGAAATGACTCTGAACAGtgctcttcatattttttttttttacagtgaacaATTTTATATTCAGTATAACCTTCACGACCCATTGCAAATTCCCAGTTGACGGTAGAAAGACCAGTGTGCCTCCCGCCATGTTTCATTTACATATGCTTGTAAGGTGGCTGGGGTGAGATCAGTCTTTTGAAGAACTCTGGTTTGGGTCCTTCCTTCACCTGcacacacctgtcctcacctacgactctcttcctccccttgcgCGCAGGTTCCTCAACAGGACGGCCAAGGTTCTTCAGGAGGACCCTTCGCTGCACTGTGTCTCCGCTCACAACGACCTCTCCTACCCCGGGACATCCCACGACCCACGCGCCCTCCTGCGGACCGCGAGCTACACCAACTACGGCTGGATGGTGAGGCCGCGGACGTCCCTCTTGAATGAACTTGGTGATGTTGtgcgcctttgtaacggctcccaaaACTTGATTCTGGATTTCAGTGTTCTTAAAGTTCTATTCCAATTGTGTCTGTCCTCTCGGGTTCTTGAAATTTTTGCTTGTTCGGGACTCAAAGTTCTTATTATTCCTgataatgtgtttgtttgttttttaccataaccttccctctttcctgctATTGCGTTTCTCTGGTGTTTATTTCGTATCTCCTTCAAAACAGCAAGTTCTTCCTCAGTATACGACTAACAACCTTCTTCCACTGTCAACCCACATGTCAGAACTCTCCACAtatatttcctccctcttcaaCGACCAATACAAAACACAATACAGAAAGAGGCTTGAAGGAGGCCGATGATAAACACGTGTGTACCAACTTTTAAACCCAAACATACCTTGCCACCACCTCGTCACCTGTCACCTGTTCGTTACCCCCCCAGCAGTAACGATACAAAAACAGACACTAATGAGACAAACACCAAACAAGCGCACGTCAGTCTTCAGCCCTACGCACCCCTCCACCTGCCCGTCTCCCCGCACAGGTAACACGGGAGTTCGCGCAGGAGATGGTGGCGAGGATGGCGGTCATGAAGATGGAGTTCGACTGGGATGTGTTCACCTACTTCTTTCTGAGACGAGGCCGCGAGTGCATCATCCCGGAGGTGAGGAagcaaatataaaagaaaaaaaaacatacacaactACTATACATTTTATcattattgaaggaaggaaggaaggaaggaaggaaggaaggatgatgatagtaaagaaatgaagaggatgtGAATGTGAAGAGAAACAATGACTAACAAAAAGGATAcgagaggaagagtgagtgagtaacATTACCCTTTCAAcgacctccacttcctcctcctcctcctcatcctcctcctcctcctcctcatcctcatcctcatcgtcatccttctcctcctcctgcaggtgtCTCGCTCCCACCACTTCGGCGACGCGGGTGCCCACCTCTCACAGTTCGCCCTCCGCCTCTACTTCTCGTCCAAGAACTACAATCAAGACCCCGACGCTCTGGTGGAGGGCGCCgaggagtaagtgtgtgtgtgtgtgtgtgtgtgtgtgtgtgtgtgtgtgtgtgtgtgtgtgtgtgtgtgtgtgtgtgtgtgtgtggtgaggactGTAGAAGCACCAGTAAAacctcaactcctcttcctcctcttcctcctcctcctcaaacacaGACTGGAGCAGGGAAGGTACGAGGCACACGTGACCTCCCTGCTGCGGCGTGCCAGGGTGCTTGAGGTCCACCCCTGCCAGAGCTCCTTCCccgccagacacacacaggcCGAAGGGGAAgtgttgctcctcttcttccactgcgAGCGCGACCTGAACCTCTACCGGGGCAGCAAAGTGTGGGCAGCCCTGGCCTCGGTGGGTGAttttttacttccttcatttatttatacagcaatggaagcagttcaagggcagcAAAAACAGGAAACACAAGAGGCAAAGGAGGTCAGCTTCGGACGGATATTCTCGTCTTTTGCTTTCCCTTGTGTTGCTAAATCCACTGGTGTTTGTCTACTTGAGTTTGTATCCTaagctcttctttttctcttgtcacttattaccaactcaaaagcTTCTAATTTGTGCACTGGAGTTGATGAGGAGTGACGTAAAATTTAATGGTCATGGAGATGTTGGTTATAGTAGTTCCTCGTGTTGTGCCTTCGTTTCCGTTTTCTATGAAGGCGTGAAGGAAAAGTAGTACGTAATGGAGAACTATGATAATGTTCTCCAAAACTGACccttaattgttttttttctttttcttttctgcttcttcttcttcttcttcttatcttcttatttttcttcttcttcttctactgtttcctcatcgtcatctcctcctcttcctcctccttttcctcctccttttttcttcttccatttatttttttctccattatatttctctactcttcttgttcttcttgttctcttcctcctcctcctcttcttcttcctccccctccccctcctcctcttcctcctcctcctcctcctcctttttcttcttccatttattttttctccattatatttctctactcttcttgttcttcttgttctcttcctcctcctcctcctcctcctcctgcagtgccTGGGAACCTTCGCCCTGGAGTCTCGGGAGGCTCACCACGGCCTCTACATCCTGAGACACGGCGCCGCCCACCTCCTGCTGGTTGCCCACCCCGCCTCCCCCTACAggtgggtcacacacacacacacacacacacacacacacacacactaactaactaactaactaaatatctaaccactcactcactcactcacttattaactaactaaccaatcaaccaactaactaacttactaactttTTCTCAGTCAATTTTCTTCCCAAAACTTtgcaataacgagagagagagagagagagagagagagagacgtaactaACCCCCACCTAACACCCTTCCAGCAAATACAAGCCAGAGGGCGCCAAGGTGCTTCGTGTCACTCCCGAGGTGCTGCAGGAGGCCTTCAGGAGGGGCGAGGGGCGGCTACGGCGGACGCCCTTCACCGCCCACACACCAGAGCAGCAGTACGCCCGCTtcaccgccctcaccaccaccctcaccgccTTCACCGTCGACCCCAGCAGTGTCCCACCCGCAGCCTGACGCCCCAGGGAACACCTTAACCTTCATGAACAAGTATGAGAGAAAAAACATCGGTGCTTCGTGGGGAGGACACAGGGGGACATTGTATGCTTCCATTAGTGCCCCTGTGCTTCCCCGGGGGTGATGATCCGGCCAAGcggtaataaataaatgaataatggcGGACATCTATAAAGTGAAATGTTTGTAAATATAGCGAGCGATTTGTTTTCTTTGGAATACACCGTTTAATTcagcctactttttttttccaatgGCAATGATTCCTAGGCCTTTGATCGCTTCTTTAACTTTTGTTTTTCCTCCGCATAGAGAAGTGGAGAAGTTTGTGTTTCCGGtaccgtttgtctgtctgtctgtttatctgtctgttagCAGGATTACGCAGAGAATAGAGAGACAAAACAAGAAGCAACAGAATCAATGAAAGTGCAGTCTCATAACAATATCAAAAGCCCCACAAATTTGTATAAGTACCTGAGAATACACTCCATCCCTTAGGAACCCCAGACAGGCGAGGCGTGGGGttggggaagggtaggagagcaGAGGAAGACGACCATACCTAAgctaggggtgaagggaaggggaagggggagacaggtaagaggggagaggggagggtcaTAGCATGGTCCAGGTCTGAGGGGAGAAGGCGAGGGGTTGCAGGGAGAcggtggtgaggggaggaagtTTATTATTAGACTtcgaagggagtggaagaggaagaggagggacgaagCAGCCTTCTGAGGGGAGTGGAGATGTAAACAAACTATtcctgggggtggaggaggaggaggaggaggaggaggaggaggaggagaaataattaaACGTTTGATGGTTGAGTTATAAAGGACAGTGTTGCCAGCCTtgttatgctgtgtgtgtgtgtgtgtgtgtgtgtgtgtgtgtgtgtgtgtgtgtgtggtcgttcAACatcctgaatgagagagagagagagagagagagagagagtgtgaaaggAACACTATACAAGGCACCACGCACGCAGTTTCCTCACAAGTGCCCGGAACTCCACCAGACGGCAAGGGAACGTTGGGTGGCAGCTTTGTCCCTAACACTCACTGCCACTGCCCCTAACACCCACCCACTGGCACTGCCCCTAACACCCACCCACTGGCACTGCCCCTAACACCCACCACTGGCACTGCCCCTAACACCCATCCACTACCACTGCTCCTAACACCCACCAACTGCTACTGCTCTTTACACTTATTCACCACCACTTCTTATAACACTACTGACACTGTCCATAAGGGCGCTACTGTGCAAGAAATAACACGCACTCACACATAGAGGCGCTAAGATGACAAGGATTCAAGCGTCTATTAAAAGATTCAAAGGTCTATTAATGCCTTCTACATGTAATTATCTGACACCTTCGGCCCTTTCCTCACCTGCCCTACCTGTCCTATTCCATATTTCACGAAccaattaagaagaggaggagttggaagtgAAAGCAAGTCACGGTAACGCACTGGAATTGAGAAACACCATCAGTTTATAAGATTTTTAACGTCCTGTGATTTCTAGCGACGTAAATAGACGTGTATAGATGTCAGaatgagaaggataaagagagggatAACTGCGAAAGTCCaaagcatcgtgtgtgtgtgtgtgtgtgtgtgtgtg
The window above is part of the Eriocheir sinensis breed Jianghai 21 chromosome 52, ASM2467909v1, whole genome shotgun sequence genome. Proteins encoded here:
- the LOC126983033 gene encoding protein O-linked-mannose beta-1,2-N-acetylglucosaminyltransferase 1-like, which codes for MRCVYWFIVLCGARLISGGEGEVTEALKEGSTANTTTQKDAPPSRQLLLGVTSSGRAATLHTNFTRLVFSAGDLEEGENSRTSDGLYVTVLHQVTGQVMGAPEHLQPWGDLHRLETFLDSIQPGRVIVFVLRNDLSYGLPDETRSKLGSYGSAAATSVLGRGVAWAWVWVKGGRTLGEAVSVPSRQVNAPGVTLHASVLLAPAEEYQCPGWRKGRRWDLRRSFCDKYERYGDFCSCHAPHTLPSAAPPIANSQLKNAVVVIIAHRVPALYRSLKTVAAARGFDARQVEVFTPEPHEELAEFLSVVGLPLTVTRQLSPFVATLISRQFVFAFRHVLARRPDANLVIVLEEDITVSPDFFVFLNRTAKVLQEDPSLHCVSAHNDLSYPGTSHDPRALLRTASYTNYGWMVTREFAQEMVARMAVMKMEFDWDVFTYFFLRRGRECIIPEVSRSHHFGDAGAHLSQFALRLYFSSKNYNQDPDALVEGAEELEQGRYEAHVTSLLRRARVLEVHPCQSSFPARHTQAEGEVLLLFFHCERDLNLYRGSKVWAALASCLGTFALESREAHHGLYILRHGAAHLLLVAHPASPYSKYKPEGAKVLRVTPEVLQEAFRRGEGRLRRTPFTAHTPEQQYARFTALTTTLTAFTVDPSSVPPAA